From Sporichthya brevicatena, the proteins below share one genomic window:
- a CDS encoding antibiotic biosynthesis monooxygenase family protein produces MTVVEKAELSVAEDKADEFAAVLTKGADLVRGPGGCRSLRIGRGIERPNVFLLTVVWDSVEHHNAWRETPAFTEFVGSIRDYLTGPTGMEHFATISEG; encoded by the coding sequence GTGACGGTCGTCGAGAAGGCGGAGCTCTCGGTCGCCGAGGACAAGGCGGACGAGTTCGCGGCGGTCCTGACGAAGGGCGCCGACCTCGTCCGCGGTCCCGGCGGGTGCCGGTCGCTGCGGATCGGCCGCGGGATCGAGCGGCCGAACGTCTTCCTGCTGACCGTCGTGTGGGACAGCGTCGAGCACCACAACGCGTGGCGCGAGACGCCGGCGTTCACCGAGTTCGTCGGCTCGATCCGGGACTACCTGACCGGCCCGACCGGCATGGAGCACTTCGCGACGATCTCCGAGGGCTGA